The nucleotide window GGCGGATCGAGCTTCTTGCGCAAGCGCCCCATATGCACGTCGATCAGATTCGTGCCTGGATCGAAGTGGTAGCCCCACACCGCTTCGAACAGCATCGTGCGCGTAATCGTGCGCCCGGCATGACGCATCATATATTCAAGCACGCGGTATTCGGTCGGCAGTAGCGCGATCTCCTCGCCGTCGCGGCGAACCTTGCGCGAGACGAGATCGAGCTCGATCGGCCCCACGCTCAAAACCGCTTCCGATTGCGGCACCGGTGCGTTGCGTCTGCGCAGCAGCACTTCGAGCCGCGCGACCATCTCTTCGGGATCGAAGGGCTTCGTCAGATAGTCGTCGCCGCCGGCGCGCAGGCCGCGCACGCGCTCGTCGACGTCGCCGAGCGCGCTTAGCATCAGCACCGGCGTCGTCACGCCGATGCTGCGCATGGTCGTGAGAATCGACAGGCCGTCCATGCCCGGCAACATGCGGTCGAGCGTGATCACATCATAGTCGTCGCTCAACGCGCAGACCATCCCCTCCTTGCCGTTGTCGATCCAGTGCACGGCAAACCCCCTACGGCTCAGTTCGTTGACGATCTCGCCCGCGGCGATTTCGTCGTCTTCGATCGTCAGCACTTTCAACATGGTCTTTTACTCGCCTCGCCGGTCGCTTCGTCGTCGCGTTCTCGTCGCTCCCGGGACTGCCTCGCCCGGCTGCAACCGATGCCGTTTATCGAGCATCCGCCCCGTTTCGTTACTGAGAGCTTACGCGCGGCTATCCAACCGAACTGTAGCAATTCAATGAAAAAAGTTTCATGTTTGCGCGATGCATCAAGCGCACACCGGTTCTCGCGTCGATTCAGTTTTTCGGAAGAGTTCATTGCACGTCGCGCCTTTCCGTTGCACTGCTACATTCCGTCGGCCTGAAGCGCATCCGCTTCGCCGGTTACACCGGCCGCCAAGGATTGCGGCAGGACGGGATGAAGGAAATCAATGCATGGAGACGTTAGATGGTGAAAATAACGGGTAAAAAGCGCTGGGTCGCGGCACTCGTGCTCGGATCGCTGATCGATGCCGCGCACGCGGACGACAGCAACAGCGTCACGCTTTACGGGGTGATGGACGTTGCGGTGGGTGTGGTCGAACATAGCGCGAACGCGAGTGCGTCGTTTCCGACCACGGTCAATCCCGTCAGCAAGGTCGGTACGCAGTTCCAGCATCCGGTTTACGGCCTTTTCAACGGCGGCATCTCCGACTCTCGATGGGGCATACGCGGCAATGAAAATCTCGGCGGTGGACTGAATGCGTTCTTCGACCTCGAATCGGGCTTCAATGAACAGTCAGGTCAGTTGGCCAACGCGGCCGCTTCGATTGCAGGCTCCAAAAACACGGTAGGGGCCGCATCGGCGCTTGACGGGCAGTTGTTCAACCGCGCAGCTTATGTCGGACTGCGCGACGGCAAGTTTGGTTCCGTCGAATTCGGCCGTTCGACGACATTCGGCTTCGACGTGATCACCGCGTACGACCCGCTGTTCCAGTCGCAGCTGTTCTCGCCGATCGGCTTCTCGGGATCGTATTCGTCAGGCGGAATTACGGAAGGATCCCGAACCGACAACAACATCAAATACACGAACCATGTAGGCGATTTCAACTTCGGCCTTTCTTATAGCTTCGGCGGCGTCGCAGGGCACTTCGGCGACGGCTCGACCTTCGGTGCCGTGGCCGGTTACCAGAACAACGCATTCGGCATTCAGGCGACTTACTACGAAGCGCGCGATATCGTGCACTCGGGCGCACTCGTCGGCGCGAATGCGATCGATAGCCCGCTCGTCGGCACCAACGTCGGCGCGCTGTCGCTCAACGACGACTACGACTATATGATCGCGGCCCGGTACCTGATCGGCAAGGCGACGATCAAAGGCGGCTACGAGCGCTTCGTGATCAAGCCGCCGAGCGACCCCGTCACGCCCGGCACGACGGTCGACTATTTCGGCTTCACAGGCGCGCTCAGCAACACCACGACGACGACCACGACCAACGTCTACTTCTTCGGCGGCGACTATCAGTTCACGCCGAGCTTCGACGTCGCAGCCGGCATTTACGATACGCAGACGGAGCAGTCGCAAGGCGTATTGGGCGGCAACCAGTGGCAGTACTCGCTGCTTGCCGACTATCACTTCACGCGACGCACGGACGTATACGCCGGTTACATGTTCTCGAAGTTCAATGGCGCCGCCTTCGACGGCTTTCAATCGACGAACTACATTCTTGCGACCGGCATACGCACGTTATTCTGATCGACGTCCGTTATTCGTGTAGCCGCGGCATCTCGTCTGTCCTCGCCGGATCGAGCATTCTCGAGAAATAGAACAGATGCCGATCGCCTTGCTGCAGCGCAATGTCGTGGTTATACGGCGGCGCGCGGAAACTCCCGTCGACGTCCCTGCCGAAAAAGGTCGGGACGACCGTATCGCTCTCGCGCGAATAGGTCAGCACGAGTGAGCGATCGAAGCTGCGCATCGGTTTGCCGCTCGACGGCCAGCAGAATGTTTGCGGCCAGTGAGAAAGCAGGCTCACGTATTCCTTGCCGTTCTTTTGCGCGGCATCGCGCAGGAACGGCGTCATGTCTTGCGCCACGCGATCCGCACGCTCCTTCATCGCATTGGCGTAGTAGTCCGTCACGGTCGGATTGTTTCCGGTGCCCGGTGGCAGTTCGGCTGGTGCGGGATCGCCATCGAAATTGC belongs to Paraburkholderia sp. SOS3 and includes:
- a CDS encoding response regulator transcription factor codes for the protein MLKVLTIEDDEIAAGEIVNELSRRGFAVHWIDNGKEGMVCALSDDYDVITLDRMLPGMDGLSILTTMRSIGVTTPVLMLSALGDVDERVRGLRAGGDDYLTKPFDPEEMVARLEVLLRRRNAPVPQSEAVLSVGPIELDLVSRKVRRDGEEIALLPTEYRVLEYMMRHAGRTITRTMLFEAVWGYHFDPGTNLIDVHMGRLRKKLDPPGARAMIHTMRGSGYMFGEEQR
- a CDS encoding porin, producing the protein MVKITGKKRWVAALVLGSLIDAAHADDSNSVTLYGVMDVAVGVVEHSANASASFPTTVNPVSKVGTQFQHPVYGLFNGGISDSRWGIRGNENLGGGLNAFFDLESGFNEQSGQLANAAASIAGSKNTVGAASALDGQLFNRAAYVGLRDGKFGSVEFGRSTTFGFDVITAYDPLFQSQLFSPIGFSGSYSSGGITEGSRTDNNIKYTNHVGDFNFGLSYSFGGVAGHFGDGSTFGAVAGYQNNAFGIQATYYEARDIVHSGALVGANAIDSPLVGTNVGALSLNDDYDYMIAARYLIGKATIKGGYERFVIKPPSDPVTPGTTVDYFGFTGALSNTTTTTTTNVYFFGGDYQFTPSFDVAAGIYDTQTEQSQGVLGGNQWQYSLLADYHFTRRTDVYAGYMFSKFNGAAFDGFQSTNYILATGIRTLF